Within Conexibacter woesei DSM 14684, the genomic segment GCGCGAGTGCTCGACGCCCCGACCCACCCCTACACGGCCAAGCTGGTCGCGTCGATCCCCGGCGCGCGGAAGGCGGGCGTCGCCTCGTAGCGGCGCCCGCGGTCACGGAGAGAGGACGCGATGCTGCTGCTCGACGCCACGATGTCGATCGCTCCCGCCAAGGAGGCGGAGCTGAACACCTGGTACCACCTGCACGTCCCGCGGCTCGTCGCGGTGCCCGGCTACGAGAGCGGCAACCGCTACGTCGCGATCACGCCGGGACCGCGCTATGCCGCGCTGTACGAGATCCGCGACCACGCGGCGCTCCCGCTGCTGCTGGGCGAGGACGCCGGCACGCGCGACGAGGTCACGCTGTCGGAGTGGGCCGTCTGGGACCGCGACCTGCTGCCGCACACGAGCGACCTGCACCTGCACGTCTACGAGCCGCTCGCCGCGACGCCGCCGCGGCTCCTGCGCGGCGGCCGGCCGCTCGTCGTCGTGCGCGTCGAGCACGACGCCGGCGACCCGGGCGCCGCGGAGGCGGCGTGGCGCGAGGCGGTGCTCCCGGGGCTCGCGCGCGAGCGCGACGTCGCCGGCGCGGTGCTGCTGCGGCAGAGCCCCGACCCGGTCGTCGGCTGGCTCAACACCGGCCCCGACCGGCTGCTCGGCCTGATCGAGTGCGACGGCGTCGCCGCGGCCGCGGCGCTGGCCGAGGCGGGCGCGGCCGCCGGCGGCTTCGCTCAGCCGCTCGCCGACGCGGCCGGCGGGCGCACCGCGCGCGTCACCGCCTACCGGCCGATCGCCCAGCACTGGGACTGGGAGGCGGCGCGATGAGCAGGCTGCTGCTCGTCGTCCGCTCGCAGCCGACGAGCCCCGAGCTGGACGAGGCGTACACCGCCTGGTACGCCGAGCACATGGCGCAGGTCGCGGCCGTCGAGGGCGTCGTGAGCGCGCGGCGCTTCGAGAGCGTCGACGGTCCGCTGCGCTACATGTCGATGTACGAGCTGACCGGGCCCGAGGTCTTCGCCAGTCCGGACTATCCGGCGCAGGGCAGCTTCGGGCCGCTCGACGGGAGCGTCGAGTTCACGCGCAACGTCTACCGCGAGATCCCCTGGCCGCCGTCCGGCGGCTGATCCCGACGAGGAGAGCGAGGAAGCAATGGAGCAGCAGCTGCCCGAGTGGGTGATGGTCGCCGCGCTGGAGGTCGACGCGGCCGTCGAGGCCGAGTGGGACAGGTGGTACGACGAGGTCCACCTGCCCGAGATCCTCGCCGCGCCCGGGTTCCGCAGCGGCACGCGCTACAGAGCGGTCGCGCACCCGAGCGACGGGACCGGTCTGCGCCGCCAGCTGACGGTCTACGAGGTCGACGGGCCCCAGGTGTGGGAGACGCCGGAGCTGACAGCCGCGCGCGGCCTCGGCGGCTTCGGCGACAGAGTGCAGGTGCGGACGCGGATCTTCCACAAGCACCTGACGATGCGCAAAGAGCATGACCGCTGAGCGGGACGAGCGCCCGGAGAGCTGGTACTGGGAGCAGCACTGGGGCCGTGCGCGGCGCGGCTCGACCCCGGTCGTGCTCGAGTGGGAGGGCGGGGCGAGCGAGGGCGTCCTCTTCGACGAGGGCGCCCCGCGCACCGTCGCCGCGATCGCCGAGCGGCTGCCGCTCGAGATCCCGGTGATCCACGCGATCTGGAGCGGCGACATCGTGATGAGCGCGGAGCGCTTCCCGCTCGGCTTCCAGGACAAGGAGAACGAGACGCGCCTGCCGCGGGTGGGCGACCTCTCGTGGGACCCGACCTTCGGGGAGGTCGCCGTGACGTACGGGACGGCCGAGTGCCGCATGCCGTCGGGCTTCAACACGATCGTCGTGTTCGGCTCGCTCTCGACCTCGCTCGACGAGCTGGCGCGCTGGTGCCGGCGACGCCGCTTCGAGGGCCTGGGCCAGCTGCGACTCGACCACGCCCGCTGACGATGAGGGAGGAGCGATGACCGCCGAGACCGCGCGCGAGCTGACTGGGCTCGACGCGATCGCGCAGGCGGAGCTGGTCCGCGCCCGGCAGGTGACGCCGGTGGAGCTGGTCGACGCGGCGATCGCCCAGGTCGAGCGGCTGAACCCGGGGCTGAACGCCGTCGTCCACCTCGCCGCCGAGCGGGCGCGGGAAGAGGCGGCCGCGGTCGATCCCGCGCTGCCGCTCGCGGGGGTGCCGCTGCTGCTCAAGGATCTGGTGGTCCGCCGGGCCGGCTTCCCCGCGACCGACGGTTCGCGCGCCGGCGCGGGGCGGGTCGCGGTCCGCGACAGCGAGCTGGTGCGGCGGTACCGCGCCGCCGGTCTGATCGCGATCGGGCAGACGAACACCGCCGAGTTCGGCGTCACGCCGACGACCGAGAGCGAGCTGTTCGGGCCGGCGCGCAACCCGTGGGACCCCGCGCGCACCGCCGGCGGCTCGAGCGGCGGCTCGGCGGCAGCGGTCGCGGCTGGGATGACGCCGCTGGCGCACGGCAACGACGGCGGCGGGTCGATCCGCATCCCGGCCTCGTGCTGCGGGGTCTTCGGCCTCAAGCCGAGCTTCGGCCGCACGCCGCTCGAGCCGGACGCCGGGGCGCTGCTGTGCCGGGTGCTGAGCAACCACGTCCTGACGCGCTCGGTGCGCGACAGCGCGCTCGTGCTCGACCTGACGGCAGGGCGCGCTCGCGGGTCGCTGCTCGACGCGCCCCCGCCGCCGGCCGGCGGCTGGCTGGCGGCCGCGACCGCTCCGCCGCGCGGCGGCCTGCGGATCGCGCTGTCGACGTCGCCGCTCGCCGCGGTCCCGGTGCACGAGGAGTGCGTCACCGCGGTCGAGCAGGCGGCACGCCTGTGCGAGGAGCTGGGCCACCATGTGACGGAGGCGATGCCGCCGCTCGACGCGGACGAGCTGACCGCGGCGTGGTTCACGCTGTGGCGCGAGCTGATGGGCTCGCTCGTCGCCGAGGTCGCCCGCGAGACGGGCGTCGAGCCGTCGCCCGACGGCTTCGACGCGCTGACGTGGGAGCACTACCTGGCGGCACGGGAGCACACGGCCTTCGAGCACATGCGCGCGCTGACGGCGATCGACAGCGCTGCCCGCCTGCTGCACGAGTTCATGGAGGGCTTCGACGCATGGCTCACGCCGACGCTGGCGCAGCCGCCGCTCGTGCTTGGCGAGTTCGCCGCGCCGGCCGACCGGGTCGCCCGTTACGTGCGCTTCTCGCCGTTCACGCGGCTGGCCAACGTCAGCGGGCAGCCGGCGATGTCGGTCCCGCTGCACCGCTCCCCGTCGGGCCTGCCGATCGGCGTCCACTTCCTCGGCCAGCTCGGCCGCGAGGACGTGCTGCTGTCGCTCGCCGGCCAGCTGGAGCGGGCGCGGCCGTGGACCGGCAGGCTGCCTGCATGATCCGCGTCTGCACCCCGGCCGAGGCGCTCGCCCGCGTGTCGCCCGGCGACACCGTGATGGTCGGCGGCTTCGGGCTCGTCGGCGCGCCGCTGACGCTGATCGCGGCGCTGCTCGAAGCTGACGGCGCGCGCGACCTCACGGTCATCTCCAACAACCTCGGCGAGCCCGGCCGCGGGCTCGGCCGGCTGCTTCCGGCCAGGCGCGTGCGCAAGGCGATCGGCTCGTACTTCACCTCCAACCCCGAGGTCGTCGAGGCGCACCTCGCCGGAGAGATCGAGGTCGAGCTGCTGCCGCAGGGAACGCTGGCGGAGTCGATCCGCGCCGGCGGTGCGGGGATCGGCGGCTTCTACGTCCGCACCGGCGCAGGCACCGTGCTGGCGGAGGGCCGCGACGAGCGCGTGATCGACGGCGAGCGCTACCTGCTGCAGCTCCCGCTGAACGCCGACGTGGCGCTGATCCGCGCCGCGAAGGCCGACCGCCTCGGCAACCTCGCCTACACGCGCACGGCGCGCAACTTCAACCCCGACATGGCGACCGCCGCGCGCACCGTGATCGCGGAGGTCGACGAGATCGTCGAGGTCGGAGAGCTGGCGCCGGAGGAGATCGTCACGCCGCACCTGTTCGTCGACCACGTCGTCCGCTCGGAGGGCGCATCCGCATGAGCAGCTCCGTCGCCACGGCGATCGCCAAGCGGGTCGCCGCCCACCTGACCGACGGCGAGATCGTCAACCTCGGGATCGGGATCCCGACGCTCGTCGCCGACCACCTGCCCGACGGCGTCGACGTCGTCCTCCAGACCGAGAACGGCATGCTCGGCGTCGGCCCGACCCCGGCCGAGGACGCGGTCGATCCGAACCTCGTCAACGCCGGCAAGCTGCCCGTGAGCGAGCTGCCCGGCGCCTCCTACTTCGCCAGCTCGGCGTCGTTCGCGATGATCCGCGGCGGTCACGTCGACACGGCGATCCTCGGCGCGCTCCAGCTCGACGAGCACGGCCGGATCGCCAACTGGTCGATCCCCGGCAAGCCGATCCTCGGCGTCGGCGGCGCGATGGACCTGCTCGTCGGCGCGCGGCGCGTGATCGTCGCGACGACCCACCTCGCCAAGGACGGCGCGCCGAAGCTCGTCGCCGAGACGCCCTTCCCGCTCACCGCCGACCGGCCGGTCGACCTGATCGTCACCGAGCATGCGACCTTCGCGGTGCGCGACGGTGGCTTGGTGCTGACCGACGTCACGGAGGACAGCTCGGTCGAGTGGGTCGAACGGAACACGGGCGCGCGCTTCACGGTCGCGCTGGAGGGTGACTGCCAGGAGATCGACCCGAGGCCGGCGCGATCGCGACGTTGATGCGCTGTCCGGCTTCGAGCTGCTTGCGTGACTGCGTTTCACGGCGTCGCAGGCGTCGCGGGCGTCGCGGGCGTCGCAGGCGCCGACGGTGCCGACGCCGGGCCCTCGAGGCCGCCGCATCTCTCCGCGGCGCGCTCGACCGCCGCTCTGTTCCCTTCGACACTCATCAACGTTCTTCCGTCCGCGGCGGGGTCCGGCACGTCGACGCCCTCCTCGCGCATGCACCGCGCGAACGCGAGCGCTCTGTCGCGCATCTCGGCTCTCTGCTCCTCGCTCGGCGGCTCTGGGGCCCAGCCGGTG encodes:
- a CDS encoding CoA transferase subunit A: MIRVCTPAEALARVSPGDTVMVGGFGLVGAPLTLIAALLEADGARDLTVISNNLGEPGRGLGRLLPARRVRKAIGSYFTSNPEVVEAHLAGEIEVELLPQGTLAESIRAGGAGIGGFYVRTGAGTVLAEGRDERVIDGERYLLQLPLNADVALIRAAKADRLGNLAYTRTARNFNPDMATAARTVIAEVDEIVEVGELAPEEIVTPHLFVDHVVRSEGASA
- a CDS encoding DUF3830 family protein, coding for MTAERDERPESWYWEQHWGRARRGSTPVVLEWEGGASEGVLFDEGAPRTVAAIAERLPLEIPVIHAIWSGDIVMSAERFPLGFQDKENETRLPRVGDLSWDPTFGEVAVTYGTAECRMPSGFNTIVVFGSLSTSLDELARWCRRRRFEGLGQLRLDHAR
- a CDS encoding DUF4286 family protein, which produces MLLLDATMSIAPAKEAELNTWYHLHVPRLVAVPGYESGNRYVAITPGPRYAALYEIRDHAALPLLLGEDAGTRDEVTLSEWAVWDRDLLPHTSDLHLHVYEPLAATPPRLLRGGRPLVVVRVEHDAGDPGAAEAAWREAVLPGLARERDVAGAVLLRQSPDPVVGWLNTGPDRLLGLIECDGVAAAAALAEAGAAAGGFAQPLADAAGGRTARVTAYRPIAQHWDWEAAR
- a CDS encoding 3-oxoacid CoA-transferase subunit B, translated to MSSSVATAIAKRVAAHLTDGEIVNLGIGIPTLVADHLPDGVDVVLQTENGMLGVGPTPAEDAVDPNLVNAGKLPVSELPGASYFASSASFAMIRGGHVDTAILGALQLDEHGRIANWSIPGKPILGVGGAMDLLVGARRVIVATTHLAKDGAPKLVAETPFPLTADRPVDLIVTEHATFAVRDGGLVLTDVTEDSSVEWVERNTGARFTVALEGDCQEIDPRPARSRR
- a CDS encoding amidase, giving the protein MTAETARELTGLDAIAQAELVRARQVTPVELVDAAIAQVERLNPGLNAVVHLAAERAREEAAAVDPALPLAGVPLLLKDLVVRRAGFPATDGSRAGAGRVAVRDSELVRRYRAAGLIAIGQTNTAEFGVTPTTESELFGPARNPWDPARTAGGSSGGSAAAVAAGMTPLAHGNDGGGSIRIPASCCGVFGLKPSFGRTPLEPDAGALLCRVLSNHVLTRSVRDSALVLDLTAGRARGSLLDAPPPPAGGWLAAATAPPRGGLRIALSTSPLAAVPVHEECVTAVEQAARLCEELGHHVTEAMPPLDADELTAAWFTLWRELMGSLVAEVARETGVEPSPDGFDALTWEHYLAAREHTAFEHMRALTAIDSAARLLHEFMEGFDAWLTPTLAQPPLVLGEFAAPADRVARYVRFSPFTRLANVSGQPAMSVPLHRSPSGLPIGVHFLGQLGREDVLLSLAGQLERARPWTGRLPA
- a CDS encoding DUF4286 family protein, giving the protein MEQQLPEWVMVAALEVDAAVEAEWDRWYDEVHLPEILAAPGFRSGTRYRAVAHPSDGTGLRRQLTVYEVDGPQVWETPELTAARGLGGFGDRVQVRTRIFHKHLTMRKEHDR